A single region of the Zootoca vivipara chromosome 2, rZooViv1.1, whole genome shotgun sequence genome encodes:
- the LOC132591705 gene encoding uncharacterized protein K02A2.6-like: protein MGHADALSRLPLPETGPDPAPAQEVMTLELLPDRPIQAQEVAHHSTKDRVISRVLDWVWRGWPSSSPGPEFAGYTNRKHELSAHKGCLLWGSRVVVPQPLRKRVLTALHETHPGVVRMKALARSYVWWPGIDREIEAWVQHCQTCQESRPDPPRAPVQPWESARHPWSRLHVDFAGPFQGKTFFIVVDSYTKWLEVALVPSTSTAAAIRVLRKLFATHGLPDTLVSDNGTAFTSEEFQTFTAQNAIRHIRSAPFHPATNGQAERMVRTTKDSLRRMTQGDWEYRLAAFLLAQHSTPSTTTGRSPAELLMGRRLATRLDRLHPDRAQDEVVVGKGRNPRTFVAQDPVYAKNFGAGPAWVPATVTKVTGPVSYEVLTEGGQCWRRHCDQLRRRFPGGTREESGTEGSQGDSRAVRPVAREGWAGEAEAVGTEGRPEAGRTPEAELQPSGSVAPDQTAPAQPAASEHEPEPEPLTKEHPRPQHTRRRPADLGDYECNFPGRTGT, encoded by the coding sequence atgggccacgcagacgccctcagcaggctaccactaccagaaacaggccccgacccagcgcctgcgcaagaggttatgaccctggagctgcttcccgaccgacccattcaggcacaagaagttgcgcaccattccacaaaagatagggtcatctcccgggtcctggactgggtgtggcgaggatggcccagcagcagccccgggccagaattcgctggctacacaaaccgcaaacatgaactgtcggcccacaaggggtgcctgttatggggaagcagggttgttgttccccagcccctccgcaaaagggtcctcacagccctacacgagacacacccaggggtagtgaggatgaaggcccttgccaggagttatgtgtggtggccggggattgacagagagatagaggcctgggtccaacattgccagacctgccaagaatcccgcccggatcccccaagggccccagtccagccctgggagtccgcccgacatccatggtcacgcttgcacgtggacttcgctggccccttccagggaaaaacattcttcatagtggtggattcctacaccaaatggctggaggtcgcactggtaccatccacttctacggcggcagccatccgggtactacgtaagctgtttgcgacccacgggctccctgacaccctcgtctcggacaatggaaccgcattcacgtcagaggagttccagaccttcacagcgcagaacgccatccgccacatccgctcagcaccattccaccctgccaccaatggccaagcggagcgcatggtgcggaccaccaaggacagcctccgccgcatgacacaaggggactgggaataccgccttgccgcatttcttctagcacagcacagcaccccaagcacaacgacgggccggagcccagctgaattactaatgggccggcgccttgcaactagactggaccgacttcaccccgacagagctcaggatgaggtagtggtggggaaaggcaggaacccccggacatttgtggcccaggacccagtgtatgcaaagaattttggggcaggcccagcatgggtacccgccacagtcaccaaggtgaccggtcccgtgtcgtacgaggtactaacggaaggggggcaatgttggcgccgccactgcgaccagctacggcgacgattcccaggaggaacccgggaggagagcgggacagaggggtcccaaggggacagcagggcagtgaggcctgtagcacgagaggggtgggcaggggaagcagaagcagtaggcacagaggggcgccccgaggctggaaggacaccggaagcagagctacaacctagtggttcagtggcgccagaccagacagccccggcacagccagcagcctcggaacacgagccagaaccagaacccctgaccaaggaacaccccaggccacaacacacacggaggcggccagcagaccttggggactacgaatgcaacttcccgggcaggactggaacttag